Proteins encoded together in one Euzebya sp. window:
- a CDS encoding helix-turn-helix domain-containing protein, producing MPGIGETLRSERRRQGRTLADAAAETRVRESYLAAIEEDDFDVLGGDVYARGFIKLYGRYLGLDADALVAEYRQNHERPEEITAIPGATFDDFVPAPSAGPRRLLTQPVIAAVAVVGVVAVLFILFRGGGDTPEDEVDPNAPGPAPAESEEDPLAGATDPLAGLDGTEAPAGPTATAAPAGTDAPGGTDAPAGTGEPLTDLSIVVEAIDQVRLTVVRGQPIASGALLEPGESRTLTDPAGEQVVFTVDDVGAATITVNDRPLATTGFAGQAMQISCTVGDSECIAERL from the coding sequence ATGCCAGGAATCGGAGAGACCCTGCGGAGCGAGCGGCGCCGGCAGGGCCGGACGCTCGCCGACGCGGCCGCGGAGACGCGCGTCCGCGAGTCCTACCTGGCCGCGATCGAGGAGGACGACTTCGACGTCCTGGGCGGCGACGTGTACGCCCGCGGGTTCATCAAGCTGTACGGCCGCTACCTGGGCCTCGACGCCGATGCGCTCGTCGCCGAGTACCGCCAGAACCACGAACGCCCCGAGGAGATCACCGCGATCCCCGGCGCGACCTTCGACGACTTCGTCCCGGCCCCGTCGGCCGGCCCGCGGCGTCTGCTGACCCAGCCGGTGATCGCCGCGGTCGCGGTCGTGGGCGTGGTGGCGGTGCTGTTCATCCTGTTCCGCGGCGGGGGCGACACGCCGGAGGACGAGGTCGACCCGAACGCCCCCGGCCCTGCACCCGCCGAGTCCGAGGAGGATCCGCTCGCCGGCGCGACCGACCCGCTGGCGGGCCTCGACGGGACCGAGGCACCGGCCGGGCCCACGGCCACCGCGGCGCCGGCGGGGACCGACGCCCCGGGGGGCACCGACGCACCGGCCGGCACCGGTGAGCCCCTCACCGACCTCTCGATCGTCGTCGAGGCGATCGACCAGGTGCGCCTCACGGTCGTCCGCGGCCAGCCGATCGCGAGCGGCGCCCTGCTCGAGCCGGGTGAGAGCCGCACCCTGACCGACCCGGCGGGCGAGCAGGTGGTCTTCACCGTCGACGACGTCGGCGCAGCCACCATCACCGTCAACGACCGTCCCCTGGCCACCACCGGCTTCGCCGGCCAGGCGATGCAGATCAGCTGCACCGTGGGCGACTCCGAGTGCATCGCGGAGCGGCTGTGA